Genomic DNA from Jejubacter calystegiae:
TTAAGCGAAACCCTGACCCCGATACTGGCCGCCAGCCTGCGCGCCAACCGCGCCACTTCCGGGCGAGACGTGTCGCAACTCACCCCGCGCGAGCGCGATATCCTCAAACTTATCGCCCAGGGGCTACCGAACAAGATGATCGCCCGCCGCCTGGACATTACTGAAAGCACCGTAAAGGTACACGTAAAGCATCTGCTGAAGAAGATGAAGCTGAAATCGCGGGTCGAAGCGGCGGTCTGGGTTCACCAGGAGCGGATCTTCTGACAGCCCTACTCGTCGGGCAATAACTGCCAGCGCGAATCCTGCTCAGGCGCAATATCCAGCGGCGCCTGCGGCTTCAGGGTTACCCAGTTCGAGGTGACGCGCTGCCCCTTCTCATCCTCGACTGTCACCGACAGTCGCCAGCTATTTTCCGCTTCAGCCGAATTATCCCAGGCCGGCAGAATCACGGTCCAGCCTTCCGGGTTATTTCTATCCGCCGGCGGCGTCAGACTCAACGCCTGGGTATCCCCCTGCCAGGAAAGGCGGCGAATACCGTAGCGGGAATTTACCTGTAGCTTAAGCACCACCGAATCACCGGCATGCAGCTGCCACGGCGGCGTTGCCAGATACACCGACAGCGTCTTACGCTGGCGGAACTCCATAACAGGCGCGCCGCTGCGCTCGACATTGTCATAACGGCTACCGCGCAGCGAGGTAGCGGGCACCACCTCATCGGCAGAGAGCTGTTTGGCCATCGAAACGCCGAAGCGGTAGTTCAGCTTAAAGCCCAGATCCTCCTGCACATCCCCCTTTTCCCCCTGCTTATGAGAGGCGGTCAGAGTAATTAGCGGAATCGGGGTATAGCTCAGCCCCAGCTTCACCGCCATGGGATCCCGGTAGCCGTTGCCGTTGCGAAACAGATCGACATTATCCCCGAAGTACTGTTCCAGACTGACGCTGGTATTAATATGACGATAGAACGGCAGACGGGCCTGAGCGGTAATATCGTAACCGTGAGCCATGCGTGCCTGTTGGCTGATATCGCTCATCCGCCAGTCACCCAGCGGATGATAATAGTTGGCGGATAGCCGCAGATTCTCGCCCCAGGCTTCGGCTCCCAGGCTGGCCCGCCGCAGGCTGTCGTCGAATTCGTTATCATAGAAGGTGTTGTAGCCCAGCAGCCAGTCACCCGCCACCCAGCGCTGCCCCATGCCCAGGTTGCCCACCAGCCCCTGATTCAACTGGCTGACGCCCACCTGGCTCCAGGTCAGATAGTGGTCGGTATCCTGCCAGGGGGTAAACAGCGAACCGCTACTGCCGGTAAACTCCCCTTCCTGATCCACCTTCAGCGCCACATCGGCATTGCCGTAAGGCGAAAGCAGTGACTCCGCCTCGCTGGTCACCCGGGTCGCCAGGGCATCGCGCAGATGGTCCAGGGCAAACAGCCGCGCCCGTTCACTGGTATGGAGATCGCTATCGGTCATGCTGGCTTCGCCAAAGGCTTTAGCCATGGTGGCGATTTTTTTTTCGGTGGCCGAATTGTCCGGCGCCGATCCGAGATCGGGCAGGCTATCCCCGTTATTATCAAAGGGATTTTGGGCCTTCTGCATATAGGAATCCCCGGCAGCGATACCGGGACTGGCGTGGCAGAGCGACAGCAGAAGCGTGAATGTGCAAAAAGATGGATACCGCATATAAAGGTTGTAGCTACTTCCTGAGAATCCGGGTTCGACCAACGACACGAGCCTGAACCGCGAGTATAACATAACAGTGGGTCGGCGCCGCTCCCGTGAATCGACGGACTTTAGCTGAAAAATCGGCGGGATGTGCCAGACTTATGCCAGCCATCCCCGATCGCCGAGGCCTCCATGCACACTCGCTATCTGATGTTATTCTGCGCGTTATGCGGTATGCCCGCGCTGGCAGACACGCCATTCCGCCTGAGTTCGCCCGACTTCACCGACAACGCCCACCTTGCTCCGCGCTTCGCCGGTAACGCGCCTGACAATCCCAACTGTACCGGTGAAAATCACTCTCCGGCGCTAAACTGGTACGACGCGCCAGCGAATACCCGTAGCTTTGCGCTGCTGATGCACGACCCTGAAGGGGCGAAGGGGCTGGGCGTCACCCATCTGGTGGCCTACAACATTCCGGCATCCAGCAGCGGCTTTGTTGCCAATGATCTGCGTGACGGCAAGGGCTATACTGGCGGCACCAATACACCAGGCAACCAGCGCTGGCACGGCCCCTGCCCGCCTCCGGGCACCAGCCCTCACCACTACACCTTTACCCTGATAGCCAGCGATCTGGAGCCCAACTTACCTGCCGGACTCACCCGGGAAGCGCTGATGACGCGCCTGAAAGGCCACGCCCTGGGCGCGGCCGGGCTGGTGGGGCGCTTTAGTCAGTAGTCAGCCTGCACTTTTCAGGCAGTGACGTAATTCCGGCAGGCAGGAGCCGCAGTTGGTGCCACAGCGCAGTCGTTGGCCCAGCGCCTCGGTGGTGACGCAACCCCCGGCGATAGCGGCCGCTATGGCGCGCTCCCCCACGCCGAAGCAGCTACAAATTAACCGCCCTTCGCCGCCCTCTCCTTGCGGCGCCTGCCCGGCCAGCAGAGCGTGGCACTGACTCGCATCGCCGCAAAACGCGGACGCCACCCAGGGAATATCCACCTCAGGCAGCCGCTCTGCGCTATAGAATGCCAGCATCAGGCGCTCCCCCTGCCAGGCCAACAGGTGCACAAACCCCGGTCCGGCGGCGTGCTGAATCAACCAACCGCGCTGCTGGCACTGCGCCCTGATCCAGCCTTCCGGGTCGCCTTCTCCAGCCAGATGATAATGATCGCAGCCCTCCACTGGTCGCCGCCACCACTGGATCTGGCTGTCAAAGGTCGGCGCTTCCCGGCACAGCAGCTCGCCCTGCCAGCGCGGACGCCAGGGCTCCACCCTGACCGCCGTCTGCTTACTTTCCGGTTGCCCGGAGTGCGGACAGCAGGCGGCACTTACCAGGGCGTTCACCCGCCCCTGACCGGCAAAGCTGTCGGTCCAGTGCATGGGCAGAAACAGCGAACCGGCGAGCTGCTCGTCACTCACCCGCACCCGGACGGCGATCCATCCCTGAGGGGAGACGACTCGCGCCAGTCCCCCCTGCCTTAGCCCGTATCGCCGGGCATCAGCCGGGGCGATTGCCAGTTGCGGCTGTGGCGTATGGGCCATCAGCCGCGGCACCGCACCGGTGCGGGTCATGGTGTGCCACTGATCGCGCAGTCGTCCGGTATTAAGCAACAGCGGATAGTGGCGCCCAACCACGGCTCGGGGCAACTGCGGCTCAACCGCCACCAGCGCCGCCCGCCCATCTTTGCGCCAGCCTTCCCGTTCAATCAGCAACCGGTCCGTCCCCTGCGGATGCTGCGCCGTAACCGGCCACTGTACCGGTTTCAACTGGTCATACTGCTGCTGGCTCAACCCTGCCAGCGCGCTGATATCAAAGGCCCGCTGGCCCTGATTTTCAAAGCCGGAAAGCGCTGCATGCTCGCAGAAAATCTGCTGCGGATGCTGCCAGGCGAAGGCGTCGCCATAGCCCAGCCGCCGGGCTATCTGTGCCACTATCCACCAGTCGGCTCTGGCTTCCCCCGGCGCCGGTAAAAAGGGGCGCTGGCGGGAGATCCGGCGTTCCGAATTGGTCACCGTGCCGTTCTTTTCCCCCCACGCCAGCGCCGGGAAGCGTACGTGGGCATAGCGTGAAGTATCAGTCTGTGCCGCAACTTCCGAGACAATCACCAGCGGACAACAGGCCAGCGCCTGATTAACCCGCAGGCTGTCCGGCAGCGACACCGCCGGGTTGGTGCCCATAATCCACACCGCCTTAACCTCTCCCCGCGCAATGGCATCGAACAGCGCCACCGCATTCAGTCCAGGGGTCTGCGCAATGCGTTCGCTGCCCCAGAAACGCCGCAGGCGAGCGATATCTTCCGGCACAAAATCCATATGACAGGCCAACTGGCTGGCGAGCCCCCCCACTTCGCGGCCGCCCATGGCATTGGGCTGACCGGTCAGCGAAAAAGGCCCGCAGCCAGGGCGCCCGTAATGGCCGCTCGCCAGATGCAGATTAATAATGGCGTTGCTCTTGTCGCTACCGCTGGTGGACTGGTTAATACCCATGGTCCACAGCGTTATCATGCTATCGGCGGCGCACAACCAGTCGATAAGCTGACGTAGCTGCGCTTGCGGCAGTTGGCAGAAATCGGCGCAGGCGGCCAGATGCCAGGGCTCTGCCGCCGCCAGCGCCTGCTCCTGTCCGGCAAAGCGCACCGCCGCCAGCGGTTTGCGGCGCACCACCTCACGCAACAACCCATTAAACAGCGCCCCGTCGCTGCCCGGACGCAATGCCAGGTGCAGGTCGGCGCCATCGCAGGTGGCGGTGCGTCTGGGGTCAATGACCACAATTTTCATTTGCGGCCGCCGCCGTTTCGCCTCCAGCACACGCTGCCACAGCACCGGATGGGCCCAGGCGGCATTAGAGCCGGTTACCAGTAGCAGGTCAGTCTGCTCCAGATCCTGGTAGCAGCCGGGAACGGCATCGGCACCAAAGGCGCGCTTATAGCCCACCACCGCCGAAGACATGCAGAGCCGGGAATTGGTATCGATATTGGCGCTGCCGATAAATCCCTTCATCAGTTTATTGGCAACGTAATAGTCTTCGGTCAGCAGTTGCCCGGAGGCATAAAATGCCACCGCCCGTGGCCCGTACTGTTCGATAATCGCCTTCATCTGCCCGGCAGCATAGTCCAGCGCCTGCGACCATGTCTGACGCTGGCCGTTGACCTGCGGGTACAGCAGGCGCCCGCTTAGCCCCAGGGTTTCTCCCAGCGCCGCCCCTTTAACGCACAGGCGCCCGAAACTGGCCGGATGGTCGGGATCGCCGCGCAGGCGGAGCGTGCCTTTATCGTCACGCTCCGCCACCAGCCCGCAGCCCACGCCACAGTACGGACAGGTGGTTCGCACCGCGCTCATGACGCCCGGGCCCGCACGATTAACGCCTGGCTGGCGACCCATACCTGGCCCGCTTCCACCTTCACCGGCCAGGCACGCACCGCTGGTGCGCCATCTTCCAGATTACAGCCGTCGCGCAGCCGGATCTGCTGCTTATAGAGCGGCGAGATCACCATCGGTTCACCGTCGCGATCGCCAAGGATCCCACGGGAAAGTACCCCCGCGCCGTTGGCGGGCTCCAGGTTATCCAGAGCGAAGACCTGTTCGCCAAAGCGAAATAGCGCAATCTGCTGTTCGCCAAGCCGGGCGCCGATACCGGCATTTTCCGGGATCGACTCCAGTGCGCAAATGGCCTGCCAGGGTCGCGATGGCAGCCGTGCATCGGCCACCGTAATCTGCGCTGCCGGCTGGCGCTGACCGCGGAGCATCCGCGATTGCAGCCGTTCATCCGGGGTATCATCGTTAACGAACGAGCGAAACAGCGCCAGCCGTTCGGGGCTGTTAAGAGTGGTCTGCCATTCGCACTGGTAGCTGGCGATGACATGCGCTATTTCGCGATCCAGCTCGTCGCCAATCCCCAGGCTATCTTCCAGAATCACCGCCCGCAGGTAGTCGATGCCCCCTTCCAGGTTGTCCATCCAGACGCTGGTGCGCTGTAACCGGTCGGCGGTACGGATGTAAAACATCAACAGACGGTCGATAGTGCGGATCAGACTCGCGGTATCGAGATCGCTGGCAAACAGATCGGCATGGCGTGGCTTCATACCGCCGTTGCCGCACACGTACAGGTTCCAGCCCTTGTCGGTGGCAATCACCCCCACATCTTTGCTCTGGGCTTCGGCGCACTCGCGGGTACAGCCGGAAACCGCCATCTTGATCTTATGGGGCGAGCGTAACCCTTTGTAGCGATGCTCCAGCTCGATAGCCAGCCCGGTAGAGTCCTGTACCCCGTAGCGACACCAACTGGATCCGACGCAGGATTTCACGGTGCGCAGCGACTTGCCGTAGGCGTGACCGGTTTCAAAGCCCGCCGCCAGCAGATCGCGCCAAATATCCGGTAGCTGCTCCAGTCGGGCGCCAAACAGATCGATACGCTGACCGCCGGTAATTTTACTGTACAGTCCATAGCGTTTTGCCACTTCACCAATGGCGATCAGACCATCCGGGGTGATTTCGCCCCCGGCCACCCTGGGCACCACCGAATAGCTGCCATCCTTCTGGATATTGGCGAAGTAGCGATCGTTGGTGTCCTGTAACGGCAGATGCGCTGGCTGTAGTAGATAGTCGTTCCAGCAAGAAGCCAGCACCGACGCCACCAGCGGCTTACAGATTTCACAACCGTGGCCGTGCCCATAGCGGCTAATCAACTGCTCAAAGGTGCGAATATGGTTAACCCGTACCAGGTGGTAGATCTCCTGACGTGACCAGGAGAAGTGTTCACAGATATCTTTTTTCACCTCCACGCCCCGGGCCGCCAACTGGCATTCCAGCACCTGTTTCGCCAGCCCCGCGCAGCCGCCGCAGCCGGTGGCCGCTTTGGTCGCACCCTTTAAGGCGGCCATGTCCTGAGCTCCGGCATCCACGGCGGCGCAAATATCCCCTTTGCTGACATTGTGGCAGGAGCAGATCTGCGCGCTTTCCGGCAGCGCAGCAACACCCACGCCCTTGCGGGCCCCCCCCTCTGCCAGCGGCAGAATCAGGCTTTCCGGCCGGGACGGCAGTGCCATATCATTAAGCATCATCTGTGTCAGGGTCGCGTAATCGCCGCTGTCCCCCACCAGCACGCCCCCCAACAGCCGGGAATTATCCGCCGAGGTGACGATCTTCTTGTAGATTCCGCCCGGACCATCGCGCCACTGATAGCTCTGACTGCCCTCCGTGCGGCCATGGGCGTCGCCGAACGAAGCCACTTCAACCCCCAGCAGTTTCAGTTTAGTGCTCATATCGGCACCGTTAAATACCGCCGCTTCCCCAGCCAGGCCAGCAGCAGCCACCCGCGCCATCTGATATCCCGGCGCCACCAGCCCGAAGATTTGCCCCTGCCACAGCGCGCACTCACCAATCGCCAGGATATCGGGATCGTCGGTGCGGCAGGCATCATCGATCGCCACACCGCCGCGATCCCCCAGCGTCAGACCGCAATCCCTGGCCAGTTCGTCCCGGGGGCGGATCCCGGCGGAAAACAGCAGCAGATCGGTCTCCAGTTGTTCACCGTCGGCAAAGTTCAACCACAACCGCCCCTGCTCTTCATCGATTCGGGTGGTATTTTTAGAGGTATGTACGCTGACCCCCAGCGCGGTAATTTTGTCGCGTAACAGCCCGGCACCGACTTCATCCAGTTGCACCGCCATCAGGCGCGGTGAGAACTCCACCACATGAGTTTCCAGCCCCAGTTGCCTGAGCGCATTAGCGGCTTCCAGTCCCAGCAGACCGCCGCCGATCACCACGCCGCGCCGGGCGCTGACGGCGCGTTCACGAATTGCCGCCAGATCGTCAAGGGTGCGGTAGACCAGACAGCCCGGCAGATTCTGCCCCGGAATCGGCGGCACAAAGGCCCGGGAGCCGGTGGCCAGTACCAGCTTGTCCCAGCGCACCTCATGGCCTTCTGCGTCCCGCACCACGCGACGCTCGCGATCGATTCCGCTGATGGCGCAGCCGGTACGCAGTTCGATTCCATGGCGTTCAAAGAAACCCGCTTCAACCAGCGATAGCGATTCAGCGCTGCGCCCGGCAAAATATTCGGAAAGATGGACCCGGTCATAGGCGGCATGGCGTTCGTCACCAAAGACCACGATGTGATAGCGCAGATGCAGATCCAGTTGTACCGCCTGCTCAAGGAAATGATGGCCGACCATGCCGTGGCCCACGACCACCAGCGTCTGTTTGGTTGTTAGCTCTGTCATTGTTTCGCTTCCTGCCGCGTCATCACGCGGCGCTGTATGGTCGAATAACAGCGCGGTCCCCGCCGGGGTTCCGTGCTCCAGGTGTTCGCTCAGGCGCGCCGCCGGGCTGAGATCGCCATACAGCAGCGCGCCGCGCAGTCGTCCGTCACGCAGCAGCAGACGACGGTAGTGGTCGGTTCGGGGGTCGATGGCGGTCAGTAGCTGGTCGCCCGGCCGGGGTCGGGTGTCGCCCAGGCAGAACAGATGGATGCCGGTGACCTTAAGTCGGGTACCGGTTTCCCGGTAGCGGTAGCCCGTAAGCGACGTACCGGCCAGCCTGGCAGCCAGGATCTCCGCCTGCTGCAGCGCCGGAGCCAACAGTCCCGGACAGCGGCCTTCTGTCTCGCAGCAGTCCCCCAGCGCGCTGACCTGCGGCTGAGAAGTCTGTAGCTGTGCGTCCACCAGGATGCCGGTAGCGCAGGCCACGCCTGCCCGGCGAGCCAGTTCTTGATTGGGACGAACCCCGGTAGCCATGACCACCAGCTCCGCCGACAGGCGTTCGCCGTCAGTGAGCGTGACACCGTCACTATCAATCTGGCAGATACCACTACCGGTCACACAGCGGATCCCCCGTGCTTGCAAATCCCTCTCCAACAGCTCCCCGGCACAGGCATCCAGTTGCGCATCCATCAACCACGGCTGACGGTGCACCAGGGTGACCTCCCTTCCGCGCTGGCGCAGTGCGGCGGCGGCCTCCACGCCCAGTAACCCGCCCCCCAGTACCACCGCATCGCCAGATTGGGCCAGCATGGCCGCCACATCGGCCCGGGTACGGAAAGCGTGAACATGGGGTTGCTGGCTTCCGGGGATCGCCGGTATCTGCGGGCGGGCTCCGGTGGCAAACACCAGTTGGTCCCAGGCCAGGTGCCGATCCGCCACCGTAAGCGTCCGCGTCCTGAGGCAGACCGCCGTCACCGGCGTGCCACTCAACACCCGGATACTCCGCTCCCGATACCAGGCAGCATCATGCAGACACAGCGCTTCCTCATCGGTTTCTCCGGCAAGCAGCGGCGTGAGTTGGATGCGGTTATAGGCCAGTCCCGGCTCTTCGCCGATAAGCGTGATGGCATAGCGGCCAGGCGCCAGCTCCCACAGTCGCTCCGCCAGCCGCAGCGCCGCCATGCCACTGCCGATAATCACCAGTCGTTGCGCCATTGCCGCTCCTCAGGCCACTTTCGGCTGCTTTTCATACAGAAAGTGGAGAATATGCTGTCGCAACTGGTGGTAGCGGCTGTCATCCGCCAGTTGAACCCGGTTGCGCGGCCGCGGTAGATTCACGTCCACTACCTCGCCCACCGTTGCCGCCGGACCGTTAGTCATCATCAGCACCCGATCGGAGAGCAGTACCGCCTCGTCCACGTCGTGGGTAATCAGCACAATGGTGGTATTCAGGCTGTTCTGGATGCGCATCACCGCATCCTGAAGATGAGCCCGGGTCAGGGCATCCAGCGCACCGAAGGGTTCATCCATCAGCAGCACTTTGGGCTTCATAGCCAGCGCCCGGGCAATGCCCACCCGCTGCTTCATGCCGCCGGAGATCTCCCCCGGGTGTTTATGCAGGGCATGGCCCATCTGCACCTGTTCCAGGTTATGGGCTATCCACTCCGCCCGCTCGCGACGGTTCATGCTGCGCTTAAATACTTTGTCGACTGCCAGCGCCACGTTGTCGTAGCAACTGAGCCAGGGGAGCAGTGAGTGATTCTGGAACACCACCGCCCGTTCCGGGCCAGGACCAGCAATTTCGCGATTTTCACACAGCAGCCCCCCAGCGCTGGGGCGGTCGATACCGGCAATCAGATTAAGCAGCGTCGATTTGCCGCAGCCGGAATGGCCTATCAGACTCAGAGTCTCCCCTGGCGCGATATCGAAGCTGACGTTTTGCAGCGCCAGAAATTCGCCGCTGGCGGTGTTGAAACGCTGACTGACGTTCTGTACCTGGATAATCGGTTTCATAAGGCCCCCTTTATTCCGACCAGCTAAAGCGGCGCGCCAGCAGCATCAGTCCCTGCTCCAGCAGCAGCCCCACCACGCCGATAATGACGATAGCGACGATAATGTTTTCCATGTTGAGGTTGTTCCACTCGTTCCAGATCCAGAAGCCGATGCCCAGCCCGCCGGTCAGCATTTCAGCGGCGACAATCACCAGCCAGGCAATGCCGATGGAAAGCCGCACGCCGGTCAGCACCGCGGGCAGTACCGCCGGAAACAGAATGCGGCGCATCACCGTCCATTCGGAAAGCTGCAACACCCGCGCCACGTTGAGGTAGTCCAGCGGAATGCGCCTGACTCCTTCGGCGGTGTTAATCACCATCGGCCAGATCGAGCAGATAAAAATGGTCCAACTGGAAGCCGGTTCTGCGCGCTGGAACAGCAGCAGGCCAATCGGCAGCCAGGCCAGCGGGCTGACCGGGCGCAGCAGCGCAATCAGCGGATTAAACATATGGGCCAGCAGGGTGAAGCGACCAATGGCGAACCCAAGGGGGATCCCCACCAGCGCCGCCAGACCAAAACCCACCGCCACCCGGCTAAGCGAGGCCAGCACATTCCAGCCAATCCCCATGTCGTTAGGGCCATCGCGATAGAAAGGGTCGGCAAACAGGACCCGCGCCGAATCCAGGGTGCTGAGCGGCGTGGGAAAGCCGCGACTGTTGATGGCCGCCAGTTGCCAGACCACCAGCAGAATGCCTAACCCCAGTAGCGCGGGAATCAACCGTTGCAGCAGCCGGTTGCCGCGCCGCCGCCAGTCCGGCGTCGCTTTTCGTACCGCCAGCGGCGGCAGCACGATCACTTCTCCTTCCCGCGTCGGAGCGGGGTTTTCTACGGTTTGATGCAGCGTTTTCATTACTTCCCCCTTAGCGTTTAATGGCAAAGCTGGCGGCATAGCGGGCGGGATCGCGCCCGTCCCACAAGGTGCCATCCATCAGGCGGCTGGTACGCAGCGTTTCGCCCGGTGGCGTAATACCGCCAACGGCGCTGGCAGCCTCGCGCCAGACATCATTACGGTTAATGCGTGCCGCCAGCGCCTGGTAGTCGGGCTCGTGTTTCAGCAGACCCCAGCGCCGGAACTGAGTCAGAAACCAGATGCCGTCGGAATGCCAGGGCCAGCTCACTTCGCCATCGCCGAAATAGCGCATGCCGTGCCGGTCCTGCCAGCGATTGCCCAGACCATCTTCGTAGTCGCCGAGCATACGCGGCGCCAGGTACTGCTCTTTGGTGTTGAGCCAGGCCCTGCGGGCCAGCACTTTTGCGGTTTCGCGCCGGTTTTCCGGGCTGGCGTCCAGCCAGCGGGCGGCATCCAGCACCGCGGCCGTCAGGGCCCGGGCGCTGTTAGGATTCTGTTCCACCCAGTCCCGGCGGGTGCCAAGGATCTTCTCCGGGTGATCGGGCCAGATCTGCTGAGAAGTGGTGGCGGTATAGCCGATGCGATCGTTGATGGCGCGGGCATTCCAGGGTTCGCCCACGCAGAAGCCCACCATGTTGCCAATCATCATGTTCATCACCATCTGCGGCGGCGGAACCACCACGGTGCGCACATCGTTGAACGGGTGAATATCGTTGGCCGCCAGCCAGTAATAAAGCCACATAGCATGGGTGCCGGTCGGAAACGTGTGGGCGAAGGTATAGGTTCCCGGTGCCGACCCGGCCACCCGTTTCTTCAGCCCGGCGCCATCGACGATCCCTTTCTCCCGCAGGTCGGCAGAGAGCGAGATAGCCTGACCGTTATTGTTCAGGGTCATCAGATTCGCCATTCGCTGTGGCTTACCGGCAATGCCCAGCTCCAGGCCGTAAATTAGTCCGTAAAGAACGTGGGCGGCATCCAGTTCGCCGGAGACCAGTTTGTCGCGTACCGAGGCCCAACTGGCCTCTTTAACCGGCTCGATCCGAATCCCATACTTCTTATCGAACCCTTTAAGCGCCGCCATCACCACCGGCGCACAGTCGGTCAGCGGAATAAAACCTACCCGGATGGTGGTCTGCTCCGGTTTATCCGATCCCGCCGCCCAGGCAGCGTTCATCAGGCCGGGCAGCAGCAGCGATCCACCGAGTGCCGCCCCGGTCTGAATCAGCCGGCGACGCGAAAGGGTAAACGAGTTTTTAGGCATGGCGACTCCTGGTAAAAAAGACAAAAAAAAGCGCCCCGCGCTGCCTGATGGCAGCGCCGGACGCCTTTATCCGCTGACTCTGACACCGCCGTTGGCGCCAGGGCTCAGTCAATTTTTCTGTAAACTGTCACCACCGTTTTGCAAACCCCGTGCCAGCTCGCCTCAGCCCGCCAGCGGCGGCAATCAACGCTTAAGCGCCATGGACTGCACCGTCAAGGGGCGCAAACTGCCCGGCGATTGTGCAGTCAGTCGTCGGGCCATAGCCCGGAAAGGGTCAGCATAGCCCGGGCTATTTCCACCATGCGACGGTTCTGGTCCATCGCCAGCTTGCGTAGCTGCTGCCAGGCCTGCTCTTCACTCATCCCCTGATGGCGAATTAACAGCGCTTTCGCTTTATCGATAACTTTGCGCTCTTCCAGGGTGGTCTGTAGGGAGGCTAACTGACGGCTCAAAGTTTCCAGCTCCCGGGCCTGCTGGCGCACCAGCGGCAGCAAATGACGATTTGGAGGCTGGGCCATATCGTCGCTGGCATGGCTCGCCACCCAGCGGGCGAAAGCGGGTTCATCCTGGCTTTCTGCTTCCCGGACAGAGGCCAGCGCTGCCGCGGCCAGCGCCATCAACTGGCCGATCAGGCTTTCTTCCAGCTCACGCAGGGCATCGATACGTCGGGTCTGGAGCTCAAACCAGCGCAGGGTGGCCGTCCCCTTTTCCGGTAGCCGGGTGCAGGCGATGCGCCGTAGCTGCTCTGTTTCCAGACAGGCCTCGCCGCGCTGATGGAAGCGGGCCACGGTCACCGGATCCGCCAGCGCCAGAAACGCGGCAAAGCAGCGCTGCTGGCCATCGATACGATCCACCAGTTGCTGGCGCAGTTCTGCCGTGAAACTGCCCCCGGTGAAGCCAATGGCCCCCAGCGCCCGCTCCTGGCCAACCAGCTCCTTCCCCTGCATAAAGCTGTAAAGCGCCGTCAGCCCCTGGACCACCTCCCGGGATTCCAGCGCTTCGCTGGCTTCCGGCACCAGGCTCAGCAGATGACGAATGGCGCAGTTGAAGCACGACATCGCCTCTTGTGCGGCGACCTCGCCCCGGCTCAGTCGCTGGCGCAGTTCAGGCAGTTGATCCAGCGCCCACAGGGCGCAGGCCAGTCGGGAACAAAAAGCGCCGCTCAGGGCCGCGGGCGGCGATGGCAGCCCCGCCTGAAAACCGGCCGTCGCCTGCTGCGTTTCCCGGGCGCTCTGCACCCGCTCCCGGGCGAACAGCTCACCGCCGGAGCACAGCCAGATATTGGAAGCGCCGCGTTCGCGCTGAAGCAGATGCACCAGATGGCTGATTTGCCCGGCCCAGTGGCCAATATCCAGCACTCGGGAAAGCTGGGCCTGCTGGCGTTCGCGTGCCGCCAGGAACCAGGCGCGCGCATCGCCTGGCGGCGGGGACGTGGTCGTCATATACTCCCTCCGAAATAACCGTTATTTCAGAGCAAGCAAAAGTCATGCCCGCCCGGGCAGGGAGAGAAAATGCAAAAGATCGTGATTATCGCCAACGGCGCCGCCTACGGCAGCGAGTCTCTGTTTAACAGCCTGCGGCTGGCCATTGCGCTGCGCGAGCAGAACATCCAGCCGGAAGTGAAGCTGTTTTTAATGTCCGATGCGGTGACCGCCGGACTGCGCGGCCAGAACCCCACCGAGGGCTACAACATCCAACAGATGCTGGAGATTCTGACCGCTCAGGACGTGCCCGTGAAACTGTGTAAGACCTGCGCCGACGGCCGCGGCGTCAGCGCCCTACCGCTGGTGGATGGCGTGGAGATAGGTACTCTGGTGGAACTGGCTGAATGGACCCTGGCGGCCGATAAGGTGCTGACTTTCTGAGCCATTAACGTTCCGGCGCCGTACCGCTGACGCCCTGAATGGCGCGCACCTCAGCCAGTAGATCGTCAAGGTTGCT
This window encodes:
- the nirB gene encoding nitrite reductase large subunit NirB translates to MAQRLVIIGSGMAALRLAERLWELAPGRYAITLIGEEPGLAYNRIQLTPLLAGETDEEALCLHDAAWYRERSIRVLSGTPVTAVCLRTRTLTVADRHLAWDQLVFATGARPQIPAIPGSQQPHVHAFRTRADVAAMLAQSGDAVVLGGGLLGVEAAAALRQRGREVTLVHRQPWLMDAQLDACAGELLERDLQARGIRCVTGSGICQIDSDGVTLTDGERLSAELVVMATGVRPNQELARRAGVACATGILVDAQLQTSQPQVSALGDCCETEGRCPGLLAPALQQAEILAARLAGTSLTGYRYRETGTRLKVTGIHLFCLGDTRPRPGDQLLTAIDPRTDHYRRLLLRDGRLRGALLYGDLSPAARLSEHLEHGTPAGTALLFDHTAPRDDAAGSETMTELTTKQTLVVVGHGMVGHHFLEQAVQLDLHLRYHIVVFGDERHAAYDRVHLSEYFAGRSAESLSLVEAGFFERHGIELRTGCAISGIDRERRVVRDAEGHEVRWDKLVLATGSRAFVPPIPGQNLPGCLVYRTLDDLAAIRERAVSARRGVVIGGGLLGLEAANALRQLGLETHVVEFSPRLMAVQLDEVGAGLLRDKITALGVSVHTSKNTTRIDEEQGRLWLNFADGEQLETDLLLFSAGIRPRDELARDCGLTLGDRGGVAIDDACRTDDPDILAIGECALWQGQIFGLVAPGYQMARVAAAGLAGEAAVFNGADMSTKLKLLGVEVASFGDAHGRTEGSQSYQWRDGPGGIYKKIVTSADNSRLLGGVLVGDSGDYATLTQMMLNDMALPSRPESLILPLAEGGARKGVGVAALPESAQICSCHNVSKGDICAAVDAGAQDMAALKGATKAATGCGGCAGLAKQVLECQLAARGVEVKKDICEHFSWSRQEIYHLVRVNHIRTFEQLISRYGHGHGCEICKPLVASVLASCWNDYLLQPAHLPLQDTNDRYFANIQKDGSYSVVPRVAGGEITPDGLIAIGEVAKRYGLYSKITGGQRIDLFGARLEQLPDIWRDLLAAGFETGHAYGKSLRTVKSCVGSSWCRYGVQDSTGLAIELEHRYKGLRSPHKIKMAVSGCTRECAEAQSKDVGVIATDKGWNLYVCGNGGMKPRHADLFASDLDTASLIRTIDRLLMFYIRTADRLQRTSVWMDNLEGGIDYLRAVILEDSLGIGDELDREIAHVIASYQCEWQTTLNSPERLALFRSFVNDDTPDERLQSRMLRGQRQPAAQITVADARLPSRPWQAICALESIPENAGIGARLGEQQIALFRFGEQVFALDNLEPANGAGVLSRGILGDRDGEPMVISPLYKQQIRLRDGCNLEDGAPAVRAWPVKVEAGQVWVASQALIVRARAS
- a CDS encoding ABC transporter ATP-binding protein, translating into MKPIIQVQNVSQRFNTASGEFLALQNVSFDIAPGETLSLIGHSGCGKSTLLNLIAGIDRPSAGGLLCENREIAGPGPERAVVFQNHSLLPWLSCYDNVALAVDKVFKRSMNRRERAEWIAHNLEQVQMGHALHKHPGEISGGMKQRVGIARALAMKPKVLLMDEPFGALDALTRAHLQDAVMRIQNSLNTTIVLITHDVDEAVLLSDRVLMMTNGPAATVGEVVDVNLPRPRNRVQLADDSRYHQLRQHILHFLYEKQPKVA
- the ntrB gene encoding nitrate ABC transporter permease, which produces MKTLHQTVENPAPTREGEVIVLPPLAVRKATPDWRRRGNRLLQRLIPALLGLGILLVVWQLAAINSRGFPTPLSTLDSARVLFADPFYRDGPNDMGIGWNVLASLSRVAVGFGLAALVGIPLGFAIGRFTLLAHMFNPLIALLRPVSPLAWLPIGLLLFQRAEPASSWTIFICSIWPMVINTAEGVRRIPLDYLNVARVLQLSEWTVMRRILFPAVLPAVLTGVRLSIGIAWLVIVAAEMLTGGLGIGFWIWNEWNNLNMENIIVAIVIIGVVGLLLEQGLMLLARRFSWSE